The Dehalococcoidia bacterium genome has a window encoding:
- a CDS encoding trehalase-like protein produces LSECFDPATGLYFDIDGVSGNLIREPSISALMPLTLNNVPHKDYEALVSHLTNPDEFGLRFPIPSVPKNSSFFSPGSGRYLWRGPTWINTNWLISEGLKRHGHGKLADGISQASKYLAERSGFREYYNPLTGEGGGEKDFSWSSLAAVM; encoded by the coding sequence CTCAGTGAGTGTTTCGATCCGGCTACCGGCCTCTATTTTGATATCGACGGGGTCAGCGGGAATCTCATCCGGGAACCCAGCATATCCGCTTTAATGCCGCTCACTCTCAACAATGTGCCCCACAAAGACTACGAAGCACTGGTGAGCCATCTGACAAACCCCGATGAATTCGGCCTCCGCTTCCCCATCCCTTCAGTGCCAAAGAACAGCAGCTTCTTCAGTCCAGGTTCGGGACGATATCTATGGCGCGGCCCAACATGGATCAACACTAATTGGCTCATCTCCGAGGGCCTCAAGAGACATGGGCATGGGAAACTGGCAGATGGGATATCTCAGGCAAGCAAGTATCTGGCCGAGCGCTCAGGATTTCGGGAATACTACAATCCGCTCACGGGTGAAGGCGGGGGTGAAAAAGACTTCAGCTGGTCTTCTCTGGCAGCGGTCATGTAA